A window of the Canis lupus baileyi chromosome 1, mCanLup2.hap1, whole genome shotgun sequence genome harbors these coding sequences:
- the FCAR gene encoding LOW QUALITY PROTEIN: immunoglobulin alpha Fc receptor (The sequence of the model RefSeq protein was modified relative to this genomic sequence to represent the inferred CDS: inserted 2 bases in 2 codons; substituted 2 bases at 2 genomic stop codons), producing MGARSAQMEGFYDKPFLSAAQSALVKLGEKISLQXNSAHIPLDIFSLTREGGATLSXTQNGEHQGTFILGPVNQSFSGNYRCYDWHSGSPYVWSXPSDALQLVVTDLMNQDYTMGNLIXMSVTGLALLAILVENWHSHHAPNKENWPDFPELSQSKQEC from the exons ATGGGGGCTCGGTCAGCCCAGATGGAGG GTTTCTACGACAAACCCTTCCTCTCTGCTGCCCAGAGCGCCTTGGTGAAGCTAGGGGAGAAGATCTCATTACAGTGAAATTCAGCACACATCCCACTTGATATATTTTCACTGACCAGGGAAGGAGGAGCCACCCTTT TAACCCAAAATGGGGAACATCAAGGCACCTTTATTCTAGGTCCTGTGAACCAAAGCTTCTCAGGGAACTACAGGTGCTATGATTGGCACAGTGGCAGCCCTTATGTGTGGT GCCCTAGTGATGCCCTGCAGCTTGTGGTCACAG ATCTAATGAACCAAGATTACACGATGGGGAATTTGATCTGAATGAGTGTAACTGGGCTGGCTCTCCTGGCCATACTGGTTGAAAATTGGCATAGTCATCACGCTCCAAACAAGGAAAACTGGCCAGATTTTCCTGAACTGAGCCAGAGTAAACAGGAATGTTAG